A genomic window from Neoarius graeffei isolate fNeoGra1 chromosome 5, fNeoGra1.pri, whole genome shotgun sequence includes:
- the ssr1 gene encoding translocon-associated protein subunit alpha isoform X1, with amino-acid sequence MLEFFPKLLLLVLLAFPATTFMKGTLIAAQDVTEEEEAADEDAADDVIAEDEDDEAEVEDDENTDLTEEKDEEEDEEALAGEMKPSPNADTTILFVKGEDFPANNIVKFLLGFTNKGSENFVIESLDASFRYPQDFQFYIQNFTALQLGMVVPPQRQATFEYSFIPAEPMGGRQFGLVINLNYKDNSGNIFQDAVFNQTVTITEREDGLDGETIFMYVFLSGLGLLVVVGLHQLLESRKRRRPVAKVEMGTSNHNDVDMSWIPQETLNQIMQSRRDKASPRRSPRKRTQKRSAGSDE; translated from the exons ATGCTCGAGTTCTTTCCGAAATTACTCCTGTTGGTGTTGTTAGCATTCCCGGCAACTACTTTTATGAAAG GCACGTTAATAGCTGCGCAGGATGTTACAGAGGAAGAGGAGGCAGCTGACGAAGATGCCGCTGATGATGTGATTGCTGAAGATGAGGATGATGAAGCAGAGGTGGAAGATGATGAAAACACAGATTTG ACTGAAGAAAAAGATGAAGAGGAAGATGAAGAAGCTCTAGCAGGAGAGATGAAGCCTTCCCCTAATGCTGATACAACCATTCTGTTTGTCAAAGGAGAAG ACTTTCCAGCCAACAACATTGTGAAATTCCTGCTGGGCTTCACCAATAAAGGCAGTGAAAATTTTGTGATTGAGTCTCTGGACGCTTCCTTCCGGTATCCTCAGGACTTTCAGTTTTACATCCAGAACTTCACTGCTCTGCAGCTGGGCATGGTGGTACCTCCACAGCGCCAGGCCACATTTGAGTATTCCTTCATCCCAGCTGAGCCCATGGGTGGTCGCCAGTTTGGTCTGGTCATCAACCTCAACTACAAAGACAACAGT GGCAACATTTTCCAGGATGCAGTGTTTAACCAGACAGTCACCATCACTGAGAGGGAGGATGGTCTGGACGGAGAAAC GATCTTCATGTACGTGTTCCTCTCTGGGCTTGGGCTTTTGGTGGTTGTTGGCCTGCATCAGCTACTGGAATCTAGGAAG AGGAGGAGACCTGTGGCCAAGGTGGAGATGGGAACTTCCAACCATAATGATGTAGATATGAGCTGGATCCCTCAGGAGACACTCAATCAGATCA TGCAGAGTCGGCGAG ATAAGGCTTCTCCCAGAAGATCACCCCGTAAGAGGACGCAGAAGCGTTCTGCTGGATCAGATGAGTGA
- the ssr1 gene encoding translocon-associated protein subunit alpha isoform X2 has protein sequence MLEFFPKLLLLVLLAFPATTFMKGTLIAAQDVTEEEEAADEDAADDVIAEDEDDEAEVEDDENTDLTEEKDEEEDEEALAGEMKPSPNADTTILFVKGEDFPANNIVKFLLGFTNKGSENFVIESLDASFRYPQDFQFYIQNFTALQLGMVVPPQRQATFEYSFIPAEPMGGRQFGLVINLNYKDNSGNIFQDAVFNQTVTITEREDGLDGETIFMYVFLSGLGLLVVVGLHQLLESRKRRRPVAKVEMGTSNHNDVDMSWIPQETLNQINKASPRRSPRKRTQKRSAGSDE, from the exons ATGCTCGAGTTCTTTCCGAAATTACTCCTGTTGGTGTTGTTAGCATTCCCGGCAACTACTTTTATGAAAG GCACGTTAATAGCTGCGCAGGATGTTACAGAGGAAGAGGAGGCAGCTGACGAAGATGCCGCTGATGATGTGATTGCTGAAGATGAGGATGATGAAGCAGAGGTGGAAGATGATGAAAACACAGATTTG ACTGAAGAAAAAGATGAAGAGGAAGATGAAGAAGCTCTAGCAGGAGAGATGAAGCCTTCCCCTAATGCTGATACAACCATTCTGTTTGTCAAAGGAGAAG ACTTTCCAGCCAACAACATTGTGAAATTCCTGCTGGGCTTCACCAATAAAGGCAGTGAAAATTTTGTGATTGAGTCTCTGGACGCTTCCTTCCGGTATCCTCAGGACTTTCAGTTTTACATCCAGAACTTCACTGCTCTGCAGCTGGGCATGGTGGTACCTCCACAGCGCCAGGCCACATTTGAGTATTCCTTCATCCCAGCTGAGCCCATGGGTGGTCGCCAGTTTGGTCTGGTCATCAACCTCAACTACAAAGACAACAGT GGCAACATTTTCCAGGATGCAGTGTTTAACCAGACAGTCACCATCACTGAGAGGGAGGATGGTCTGGACGGAGAAAC GATCTTCATGTACGTGTTCCTCTCTGGGCTTGGGCTTTTGGTGGTTGTTGGCCTGCATCAGCTACTGGAATCTAGGAAG AGGAGGAGACCTGTGGCCAAGGTGGAGATGGGAACTTCCAACCATAATGATGTAGATATGAGCTGGATCCCTCAGGAGACACTCAATCAGATCA ATAAGGCTTCTCCCAGAAGATCACCCCGTAAGAGGACGCAGAAGCGTTCTGCTGGATCAGATGAGTGA